The following coding sequences are from one Triticum aestivum cultivar Chinese Spring chromosome 5A, IWGSC CS RefSeq v2.1, whole genome shotgun sequence window:
- the LOC123107944 gene encoding patatin-like protein 3 has product MEAAQVGPPASMDVDKFTYEIFSILESKFLFGYDDPKLLFAGGSPLTPASAAGVGKATPPRAQAGKVCILSIDGGGRAADGLLAGAALVRLEASLRRRTGDPKARLADFFDAAAGSGSGGVLAAMLVARGKDDARPLYSAEDALAFLVRSLRRGWSSSSGSLRALLRRPAGGAAFSKVFGELTLRDTARPVLVPCYDLATGAPFLFSRADAVETPAYDFRLRDVWAATCAGSGRSSSAVEVRSCDGSTRIVAVGGGVALGNPTAAAITHVLNNKREFPLASGVENLLVISIGSGEGASTSDIVRIAAEGVSDMVDQAVAMAFGHSRTSNYTRIQAIGSPRGSRCAVAAEEMLSQKNMESVLFRGKKLAEQTNAEKLEQFAHELVKERNRREITTCAKQS; this is encoded by the exons ATGGAAGCGGCTCAAGTGGGGCCACCCGCCTCCATGGACGTGGACAAGTTCACCTACGAGATCTTCTCCATCCTCGAGAGCAAATTCCTGTTCGGCTACGACGACCCCAAGCTTCTCTTCGCCGGTGGCTCGCCTCTCACACCGGCGTCCGCGGCGGGGGTCGGGAAGGCGACGCCCCCGCGGGCGCAGGCCGGGAAGGTGTGCATCTTGTCGATAGACGGCGGTGGGCGCGCCGCCGATGGGCTGCTCGCCGGCGCGGCGCTGGTGAGGCTGGAGGCGTCGCTGAGGCGGCGCACTGGGGACCCCAAGGCGCGTCTGGCGGACTTCTTCGACGCGGCCGCGGGCTCTGGCTCCGGCGGCGTGCTGGCGGCCATGCTGGTGGCGCGCGGCAAGGACGACGCTCGGCCGCTCTACTCCGCCGAGGACGCGCTCGCGTTCCTCGTGCGCAGCCTCCGCCGCGGCTGGTCCTCCTCGTCCGGGAGCCTCCGCGCGCTACTCCGGCGCCCGGCCGGCGGCGCCGCGTTCAGCAAAGTGTTCGGCGAGCTCACGCTCCGGGACACGGCGCGGCCGGTGCTCGTCCCGTGCTACGACCTGGCCACGGGGGCCCCGTTCCTCTTCTCCCGAGCCGACGCCGTCGAGACGCCGGCGTACGACTTCCGCCTGCGCGACGTGTGGGCCGCCACGTGTGCCGGGTCGGGCCGCTCGTCATCTGCGGTGGAGGTGCGGTCGTGCGACGGGTCTACCCGCATCGTGGCCGTGGGCGGCGGCGTGGCGCTCGGCAACCCCACGGCGGCGGCCATCACGCACGTGCTCAACAACAAGCGCGAGTTCCCGCTGGCCTCCGGCGTGGAGAACCTGCTGGTCATCTCCATCGGCAGCGGCGAGGGCGCCTCGACTTCCGACATCGTCAGGATCGCCGCCGAGGGCGTGTCCGACATG GTGGATCAAGCAGTGGCCATGGCGTTCGGACATAGCCGGACAAGCAACTACACCCGCATCCAG GCGATCGGGTCGCCGCGGGGGAGCCGATgcgcggtggcggcggaggagaTGCTGTCGCAGAAGAACATGGAGTCGGTGCTGTTCCGCGGGAAGAAGCTGGCGGAGCAGACCAACGCCGAGAAGCTGGAACAGTTCGCGCACGAGCTCGTCAAGGAGCGCAACCGCCGCGAAATCACAACTTGTGCAAAACAGTCTTAG